The Cellulomonas oligotrophica sequence GTGGGTTTCGGCCGGTGGGGTGGTCGGCCACGAGTCTCGGCCGCTGGGACAGGTTGCGGGTGGTGGGTGCTGGTCGAGGGGCGTGGGTGATCGTGGCTGCTGTCAGGCGGTGACGTCGATCAGCGGGCGGTTCCAGTGACCGTCCGGGGTCGGTGCGTCGTCGAGGTGCTCGGTCAGCCAGGAGGGACTGCTGCAGGGCTGGTTGACACTCCATCTGTGCGAAGGAGGGGGCAGGGCCGTGCTGTCGTGTCTCAGCCGGAGATGAAGACGCCGATCTGGGTCGTGCCGTCGCTCTCGTAGACGGGGATCTCGCGCTGGACGGCCTCGGCGGCGGCTTGCAGGGCGTCGTCGATCGCGGCGGTCTGCTGCGCGTCGTCCTCGTCGGCGCCGAGGGCTGTCAGGGTCGTGGCGAGTGTGTCCTGGACGCGGTTGTCGCTGCGGGCGTGGGAGGCGTCGACGGCGGCCCGGTAGGCGTCGACGGCGTCGTCCGGGGTCGTGGCCAGGCGGGTGTTGAGCTCGTCGGCTAGGGCGTCGACGAAGGCGGCGGCGGCCTTCTGGTCGCGGGCGTCCTGGAGTTCGCCGGCCTCTTCGGGGTTGGCGGGCTCCAGCTCGGGGGGGTTGAGGTCGCGCTGGTAGGCGTAGCCCTCGCGGCCGTTCGTGGCCAGGACCCGGATGAGGTCGGGTTCGTGGTCGGGGGAGGTGGAGTCGAACAGCGATCCGTAGGTCAGCCCGGCCTGGTTGGTGCCGTACTGGTCGGTCGGGTCGTCCGCGCCGGCGACCGAGGTGCCCAGGGCAAGGCCGGCGCCGGCGACGGCGACCACACCGACTGCCGCGACGGCGCGGCGAGGAGTGAGCAGGCGCCGGCTCGGGCGCGTGGTGCTGTTCTCGTTCATGGTGCTCCCTGTCCGGGTCGGGGTGTTCACGGGGTGTTGGTCGCGAGGTTCGGGCTCTGGAAGGCGTAGTACGCGTTGAACGCGGTGCCCGACCAGGCCTTGACCACGCCCCAGGACCGGTAGGTGCCCGCAGCGGTTCGCCTGGTTCCGAAGACGTCCCAGACGCCGCCCGCGCTGATCGTCGACGGGTTCGACTGGAACCCGCTCTGGCTAACCAGGGTGCCAGACGAGGTGAACAGCCGAGCGTTGGCCTGGACCTTGTTCGCCCCAACCGGCAGGTTCCGGGGGATGATGTCGGTCTCGGCCTGGGCGTAGGTGGACCCGCCGTAGTTCGTGTGGATGACGCTGATCGTGCGGTAGTTGATCCCGTTGAGCGTGAACGCTCCGAACGCGCTTCCGGTGGTGCCAGCCTAGGCGCTGGTGGCGCCGAGCGTCAGGGCGAGAACGGCGGTGACCCCGGTGGCTGCTGCTGTTGCCAGTCGACGCATCGGTGTGAGGGCTCCTCGTCAGTCGAGATGACGGGAGTTGCCGCCTCGGCCCGTTGCGCGAACCACCGTCGGACGCTCCCTGGTGTCCTGTGCGCGCACCGACGGTGCACCCACCTCGCGTGGTCGTCCACGGCGGGGTTCTGTCGCCTGGGACAACAGCTGGGAACCCGACTGAGGCTAGGGGCCGCCGTATGAGCCGGTCAAGGGTTGAGATGTCTCCAGTAGCCACGGGGTGTGTCTACCGAACGCGCAGGTCAGGTCGGATCGAGGGCGCTCCCCGCCTGCCGTGACAGCGGTGACGAGGTGCTGACGGGAGCCAGCTTGACCGGTCCGTGGTGTCGTCGAGCCAGGCCCACGCGGCCCACACCCGGGTCGTCTCCCAGCCGAGCGCGGCCGCGCGCTCGTCGACGTCGACGGGCAGGAGGTCGGTAGGGGCGAGGTCGGGCAGGAGAGCGGTTACCATGCCCATCGTTCCTGCCCACAGGGCCGGGGCGTGTGCGGGAGGATCACCGGTATGGCTCAGCAGACGCGCGTGATCATCACCGACGACCTCGACGGCACCGAGGGCGCCAAGACGTACCGATTCGCGTGGGGCGAGACGGTCTACGAGGTCGACCTGACTGACGCGCACCGTGACGAGCTGCTGCACGTCCTCGAGCCGTACACGTCCGCCGGGCGCCGGGTGCGCCCTGGCCGAGTCCGCACCGCCGCGGCACCCGCGGAGCGGTTGGACCGGGCGACGTCGCGCGCGACCGGGGGGTGGGCCGCCGGGCAGGGCCTCGCAGTCAAGGACCGTGGGCGGATCCCGGCGTCGGTGGTCGAGGCGTACCGGGCTGCCGAGGCGCGCTGACTGGCGGGGCTGCCGGGCGCCGCGGGGCGCCGCTGGTGGTGCTGGTCAGCGGCATGTGACTTCGGTGAGGGTGAAGGTCTCGACCTGGCCGGTGGTGTCTTCGAGTAGTGCTTGGGCCGAGCCGTCGGCGGGTACGGCGCCGAGCAGGTCGTTGGCGAAGCCGATGACGGTTCCTCCTGCGTCGAGCACGGAGGCCTTGACGTACAGGCTCGTCGGACACCCGAGGCGGGCGTAGGCCACGACGCTCGTGGAGTCGAGCATGCCGCAGTGGTACTCGTCGGGGTCGGCGAAGCGGACGTAGACGTTGCCGGACTCGATGACTTCCCAGGTGTGCCCGGTCTCGGTGTTCATCCACTCGTCGACCTCCGCGTTCGCAGCCTCTTGCTCTGCGAGGGCCTGCGCGGTACGCCGGGCCGCTGCCGAGGCCCTGGCGTTGGCAGCGCGTTCAGCACTGGCCGACGCTGACGCTTCCCGTGCTGCTGACGCGGTCGCCGAGGCGGCCACCTGCGCGGTCTGGTGCCGTGTCGTCAGCACGGCGCCGGCCGCGACGATGCCGGCGACGAGCACGACAGCGATCGTCGCGACGAGCACGGCCCGGCGACGCCTGGGCGCCGGTGCAGCGCCCTCGCTCGGCGAGAGCCACCCGGTGCCGTCCCAGAAGCGACGCGACCCGGCCTCGTCGTCGTACCACCCCGGTGGCAGCTGCGCGCCTGACACCTCACCGAGGTAGCCCTGGCCTCCCCGCCTGGACATGACGAGACCGGGTGATCCCGTCTGTCTCTCGCCGTGGGTGATGTTCGGCGGGCCTGCGTCCTCGGAGCGCGACTGGATG is a genomic window containing:
- a CDS encoding histone-like nucleoid-structuring protein Lsr2, with product MAQQTRVIITDDLDGTEGAKTYRFAWGETVYEVDLTDAHRDELLHVLEPYTSAGRRVRPGRVRTAAAPAERLDRATSRATGGWAAGQGLAVKDRGRIPASVVEAYRAAEAR